A portion of the uncultured Fretibacterium sp. genome contains these proteins:
- the thyX gene encoding FAD-dependent thymidylate synthase: MSCTVILLASTPNPDELVAAAARICYRDVTAADLLRREEESLSEELLDHIWRSGHHSPFEHAVFTFAVDGLSRVASHQLVRHRMASFSQQSQRYVRMAAPDVVTPPSVAAHPEAAAIFDQQARAAHEAYGELLSLGIPAEDARFILPHGWGTRLVLTMNARELHHFFRLRLCRRAQWEIREMARLMLAECRAVAPVIFRRAGPSCLFGPCTEARPCGRPYKDMEDLLATEKN, from the coding sequence ATGTCGTGTACGGTGATTCTTCTGGCGTCCACGCCCAATCCAGACGAGCTCGTGGCCGCCGCCGCCAGGATCTGCTACAGGGACGTCACGGCCGCCGATCTCCTGCGGAGGGAGGAGGAGTCCCTCTCGGAGGAGCTGTTGGATCATATCTGGAGAAGCGGCCACCACTCCCCCTTCGAGCACGCCGTCTTCACCTTCGCGGTGGACGGACTGAGCCGTGTCGCGTCGCATCAGCTGGTGCGGCACCGCATGGCCAGCTTCAGCCAGCAGAGCCAGCGTTACGTCCGCATGGCTGCTCCGGACGTCGTCACCCCTCCCTCGGTGGCGGCCCATCCCGAGGCGGCGGCGATTTTCGACCAGCAGGCCCGTGCCGCCCACGAGGCTTACGGAGAGCTCCTGTCCTTGGGCATCCCCGCCGAGGACGCCCGCTTCATCCTTCCCCACGGCTGGGGCACCCGGCTGGTCCTGACGATGAACGCGCGAGAGCTGCACCACTTCTTCCGCCTCCGGCTCTGCCGAAGGGCCCAGTGGGAGATACGGGAGATGGCCCGCCTTATGCTGGCCGAGTGCCGCGCCGTCGCGCCGGTCATCTTCCGCAGGGCCGGCCCGTCGTGCCTCTTCGGTCCCTGCACCGAGGCGCGGCCCTGCGGAAGACCCTACAAAGATATGGAGGATCTCCTTGCGACTGAGAAAAATTGA
- the rpmE gene encoding 50S ribosomal protein L31, translating to MKKEIHPEYQECRVTCACGNSFTTRSTQKEIRVGVCSQCHPFYSGKRGRVLSEAGRLEKFQKKYAGVNYGQKTEV from the coding sequence ATGAAAAAGGAAATCCATCCCGAATATCAGGAGTGCCGGGTAACCTGCGCCTGTGGCAACTCCTTCACGACCCGTTCTACCCAGAAGGAGATTCGGGTCGGCGTCTGCTCCCAATGCCACCCCTTCTACTCGGGCAAACGGGGCCGCGTCCTCTCGGAGGCCGGGCGGCTGGAGAAGTTCCAGAAAAAATACGCCGGGGTCAATTACGGCCAGAAGACGGAAGTGTAA
- the rpsO gene encoding 30S ribosomal protein S15 yields MIQKEKKQAVMAEYRTHESDTGSPEVQVAVLTERVRELTEHLKIHKKDFHSRRGLLKMVGRRRKLLQYLKDKDFNRYRSLIERLGLRH; encoded by the coding sequence ATGATCCAGAAGGAAAAGAAACAGGCCGTCATGGCGGAGTATCGGACCCACGAGTCGGACACGGGGTCCCCCGAGGTGCAGGTCGCGGTCCTGACCGAGCGGGTGCGCGAGCTGACGGAGCATTTGAAAATCCACAAGAAGGACTTTCACTCCCGCAGGGGGCTTCTCAAGATGGTCGGTCGCCGCCGCAAGCTGTTGCAATACCTGAAGGACAAGGACTTCAACCGTTATCGCTCCCTGATCGAGCGGCTCGGTCTGCGCCATTAG
- a CDS encoding 4Fe-4S binding protein yields the protein MIRKIIKIDEDRCNGCGLCADACHESAITIVDGKARLIRDDYCDGLGNCLPACPTEAISFEEREAAPYNDVAVKARQEELRREAAHREDKKGGIPELFKMPIGGCPGSRMRDILRDRGSREEKKPEEEENGPIASVGSELAQWPVQIKLIPVNAPCFAGAHLLIAADCTAFACGDFHRRFMRKRVTLIGCPKLDEGDYAEKLTEILRQNDVKSVMVVRMEVPCCGGIENAVKRALAASGKTIPWRVLVVTVDGRVLEEQE from the coding sequence ATGATTCGTAAGATCATCAAAATCGACGAGGACAGGTGCAACGGCTGCGGGCTCTGTGCCGACGCCTGTCACGAGAGCGCCATCACCATTGTAGACGGCAAGGCCAGGCTGATTCGGGACGATTACTGCGACGGCTTGGGTAATTGTCTGCCGGCCTGTCCGACCGAGGCAATATCCTTCGAGGAGCGCGAGGCGGCGCCCTACAACGATGTCGCGGTCAAGGCCCGACAGGAAGAGCTGCGCCGTGAGGCGGCCCATAGAGAGGATAAAAAAGGCGGGATTCCGGAGCTGTTCAAGATGCCCATCGGAGGCTGTCCCGGCAGCCGGATGAGGGATATCCTGCGGGACAGGGGGAGCAGGGAGGAGAAGAAGCCCGAGGAAGAGGAGAACGGGCCCATCGCTTCCGTGGGCAGCGAGCTGGCGCAGTGGCCGGTCCAGATCAAGCTCATCCCGGTCAACGCTCCCTGTTTTGCGGGCGCCCACCTTTTGATCGCCGCGGACTGCACGGCATTTGCATGCGGCGATTTCCATCGCCGCTTCATGAGGAAGCGCGTGACCCTGATCGGATGCCCGAAGCTGGACGAGGGGGATTATGCCGAGAAGCTCACGGAGATATTGAGGCAAAACGACGTCAAGAGCGTGATGGTTGTGCGTATGGAGGTGCCCTGCTGCGGCGGGATCGAAAATGCCGTCAAGCGGGCACTGGCTGCCAGCGGAAAGACGATCCCCTGGCGTGTCTTGGTGGTTACCGTTGATGGGCGGGTCCTCGAGGAACAGGAGTGA